The segment cagtaaagtctgttaaatgactcctgttcaatgatttcatgttcagattcacttcatccacacaatcagttagtttaacccagaatgtacaacaacataataaatgattattatcatgataattacagtttgattgGATGTTTCTCTATGAATTTATAAAGTGATGAGatcaaatacatcaatacaaacatgaaactaacatttagaacaaagagaagtttatattttcatctgaagaaacgtcagtgaaggtaaaagacgtcatcatgagcagcgatagcctccatggataaaaacacacagcaaaaagtcacatttaaagaaactgaaaacatcaacagaacaacaaatgaaaagaagaaagtgttgataatcccagtttgattgacagctgatctctgtgcagttcagaaacaccacagcaacgagctctcagaaacaatggagacaaaaacatgaagaattacaacagaatctgacacatgaagtctgaaatgacttctgtctatttcagttcacagaactcagctgtgtctccatAATAAGGATAATAGAAAtaaagtccagcatagagaggctgagtgaatgtggtctggactctgtggaggagagtcatggtttcagagacgctgtagaaggacagaatacctgctctgtgatccaggtacactcctactctggaggaaacAGGACCTGAGACGGGAGTTGAGATACTGTTGAAGAAAAATGTATAACTGTCAGTGTCACAATATAACATCCAAGATTTGTTATTGAATCCAAATCTACATTCATTCAAgcctcctgctctgctgatatcCTTGTATGAGACTGCTACACCAACTCCCCCCCCGCTCctctccacctcccagtaacaatgtccagtcagactctctttACTCAGGACCTGACAACATctagtgaatctgtctgggtgacgaGAATAAAGCTGGTATTGACTCGTTccttctgcttttctgttcccgtcagataataacagctgtgtgtgtgctgtgtttggatccagtgtgatttcacgtgaatatcttaagaactcagctctggtcttgggttctgtttctgacagtaaaacgtccacaacagtcactgtcagtgagatgtttgtccatttctccgtcaggatgtcctgtagttgatctctgagctctgacacagctgctgtcacatcctcaaagtatctcagaggacggatatcgatgctggatgagtctgtagatgcactgagttgtgacagtgaggggtagttgtgtagaaactggttgtgatcctctgtgtatgagagcttcttcagttcagcgtctttcctcttcacctcagtgatctcctgctccagcttctcctgaagctctttgactcgactcacttcagtttcctgctgggatctgatctgctgcttcacatcagagcttcttttctggatgagactgatcagctcagtgaagatcttctcactgtccttcactgctttatcagcagagcgactgacggcctccacctcctgttgaagcagcttcacatctttctctctgtcctggattctctgctggatgttttgtcgactcacctcgagctctctctgcctctcagtcctttctgctgcagctgagactgtgtcgtggcctttatgttcctccacagagcagagataacagatactctgctgatcagtacggcagaacatcttcatcacctcatcatgacgagagcagatgttctcctggagcttctccgaggggtcgaccagcttgtgtttatTAAATTTAGTTGATTCAAAGTGAGGCTGgaggtgtttctcacagtaagagacgagacactgcagacaggacttgagggctttcagcttcctcccagtgcagacatcacaggccacatcttcaggtccagcatagcagtgatcagcaggagcagcttggagtccagtcttcttcagctgctccactaaagctgctaacatggtgtttttcaccaggacaggcctcggtgtgaaggcctgtctgcactgagggcagctgtagatcttcctctcatcctctccatcCCAGAAGCTTTTAATACATCTCATGCAGTaactgtgtccacagggaatagtcaccggatccttcagtagatccagacagatcgaacaagagaaggtttctcggtccagctgaactcctttctgcgccatttcagctctcagtggcaACGACTGTCTGAGTTTCGCTTCCTGAGAAGTGAAACAACTTTGAGCTCTGATCTAACAacatgtgtctctgcagtgaaTTCAGCCTGCAGCTCTTATACTGCACTACATGTTGGTTCCACCCATCTgcaaactgtagatctgaaggggagggaacCAGGAGATATGAGgacagagtggagcttgttgtgtttgagagcaggaaggagagggaggggttAAGTTTTAAAGAGATACTGTGTGTTTCACCCTGTTTTGTAGCtcagctctgcttcctggtGCCAAAGTGTTTTTTGGGATCTGAGATGACTGTTTATTTTCATCCTATCGGTACAGTATTAAAGCTTTATTGATCATTGTGAAGGAAAcgtttcacattaaaagcatcaaCATGAAATAAAACCTGCTTCAAACACACTGTGCTCCACTGGAACTTCAGTAGCTGTTAACACAAACTAAGATTATAAACCTGAACGCTGTGAATAAAACTGTAAGTTGTTTTAAGTTGATATAAAGGAGGGAAAACTAAAGTAAAGCAGCTGAATGAAGGTCTGTGGCtgattatgtttatatattgatttattttaatggaattattgactgattttatttggtgctcatgttgaggtgaaagtttatttaataaaggcttataaataTATCAACTCATAAATAAACAGGCAGAtaataaagaatatataaaCCATCAATTTACAAACTGTAATTTTAGGAGATTTAAGTAGCAGCAAATCAGATCTCAGTAACACTGTGATCCAGATTAATATATCAGATTTCTAAACCTTAAATCTTAAAACACAGTGATGATAGAAAGATCAACATCTAAAGGAAACTACAAACCTAGAAATCCCGTAAGGACGGAAACAACTCACATCAGAGAGGGATgggaataaaaaacaaaacaaaatggctTCTTGTGGTCTCCTCCGCTGCCCTCTGCTGGCGAACTGCTGCGGTGGATAAACTGGAGGACCAGAGGCACGAGGACGTGTTGCTGGACTGTGTGTGCACGTGCTCAGGTACAATCACAGGTATCTGAACATCAGTCATCTGCTCTGCTGCGGAGGGTTGTGGGCGCTGTCTGTCTACTGATGCTTTTTATCCAGGAAGtcattacatatgactcttcacTGCTAGCAGTTCAAAcgttattttcctttgcttgcaattttaccacaaaaagagCAAATAGAACATCGCTTGTATCGCAATTTCTGCAGAATTCTGCAGGAAAGTCACTTTGATTTTCTGCTCTTTGATACTCGTGTTGCTCTCCGTCACTGTATATCTATTGTACTGAACATGTATGGAAGTTAACGCCATCTTACTGCACAATCAGAACTACATCTATAggaatgaagaagaagaaaatcctTTGCAGGCCGTTTAAGGCCAAATATTTAAACAGAAGTTAGACCATAAAGGCTTTTCTCATGTATGAAACTGCACCTGTAGACTTTaaagctctctctctgtcaaataTGTGCGATGTCATTAAAGGCTTTTAAACTTTAcaccatgtttgtttgttgtcctTCCTGTTGGAGAGTGTTTGGATCAAAACAAGCCtcagttaaagtattgcagtaaaagtacataagtattatgagcttgatgtagttaaagtattgcagtaaaagtacataagtattatgagcttgatgtagttaaagtattgcagtaaaagtacataagtattatgagctcgatgtagttaaagtattgcagtaaaagtacataagtattatgagcttgatgcagttaaagtattgcagtaaaagtacataagtattatgagcttgatgcagttaaagtattgcagtaaaagtacataagtattatgagcttgatccagttaaagtattgcagtaaaagtacacaagtattatgagcttgatgtagttaaagtattgcagtaaaagtacataagtattatgagcttgatgtagttaaagtattgcagtaaaagtacataagtattatgagctcgatgtagttaaagtattgcagtaaaagtacataagtgttatgagcttgatgtagttaaagtattgcagtaaaagtacataagtattatgagcttgatgtagttaaagtattgcagtaaaagtacataagtattatgagcttgatgcagttaaagtattgcagtaaaagtacataagtattatgagcttgatccagttaaagtattgcagtaaaagtacacaagtattatgcgcttgatgtagttaaagtattgcagtaaaagtacataagtattatgagcttgatgtagttaaagtattgcagtaaaagtacataagtattatgagcttgatgtagttaaagtattgcagtaaaagtacacaagtattatgagcttgatgtagttaaagtattgcagtaaaagtacataagtattatgagcttgatgtagttaaagtattgcagtaaaagtacataagtattatgagcttgatgtagttaaagtattgcagtaaaagtacataagtattatgagcttgatgtagttaaagtattgcagtaaaagtacacaagtattattagcttgatgtagttaaagtattgcagtaaaagtacataagtattatgagcttgatgtagttaaagtattgcagtaaaagtacataagtattatgagcttgatgtagttaaagtattgcagtaaaagtacataagtattatgagcttgatgtagttaaagtattgcagtaaaagtacacaagtattatgagcttgatgtagttaaagtattgcagtaaaagtacataagtattatgagcttgatgtagttaaagtactgcagtaaaagtacataagtattatgagcttgatgtagttaaagtattgcagtaaaagtacacaagtattatgagcttgatgtagttaaagtattgcagtaaaagtacataagtattatgagcttgatgtagttaaagtattgcagtaaaagtacataagtattatgagcttgatgtagttaaagtattgcagtaaaagtacacaagtattatgagcttgatgtagttaaagtattgcagtaaaagtacataagtattatgagcttgatgtagttaaagtactgcagtaaaagtacataagtattatgagcttgatgtagttaatgtattgcagtaaaagtacataagtattatgagcttgatgtagttaaagtattgcagtaaaagtacacaagtattatgagcttgatgtagttaaagtactgcagtaaaagtacataagtattatgagcttgatgtagttaaagtattgcagtaaaagtacataagtattatgagcttgatgtagttaaagtactgcagtaaaagtacataagtattatgagcttgatgtagttaaagtattgcagtaaaagtacataagtattatgagcttgatgtagtttaagtattgcagtaaaagtacataagtattatgagcttgatgtagttaaagtattgcagtaaaagtacataagtattatgagcttgatgtagttaaagtattgcagtaaaagtacataagtattatgagcttgacgtagttaaagtattgcagtaaaagtacataagtattatgagcttgatgtagttaaagtattgcagtaaaagtacataagtattatgagcttgatgtagttaaagtattgcagtaaaagtacataagtattatgagcttgatgtagttaaagtactgcagtaaaagtagtggtttggtccctctgactgatatattattatatatgacatcattagattattaatagtgaagcatcagtgttagagcagcatgttactgttgtagctgctggaggtggagctagtttacactactttatatacagttagctagtttagtccagtggttcccaacctaggggtcgggcccctccaaagggtcagcagataaatctgaggggtcgtggCAACAGATCTTTCCTCTCACCTGCGTCTGTGTGAGCTATAAGTTTACAGTTTGTGCTGACGACAGGAAGTGAAGGGGCTGATGGGAATTGTGGTTCAGtgtggagagaaggagagagtcTTTAGAGAAAAGTGAAATGATCAGACcgctgctgtgttgttttgttatcAGTCAGATTTTATTACAACACTTTGACAACAAACTGAGACTcaggtgattgacaggtgaGTCACTGACTAACGGGCCAATcagaggagaggggggaggagcCACAGCGTGTCTGAAGGTTACTCAGCTTTGGCTCTTTTCACAGCTCCTGGTAACCTGTCCTgcagcctgcacacacacacacgtgcacacacacacacgcacacacgcacacgcacacacacacacacacacacacacacacacattattatatattatttagaTATTAAAGAGGAACTTGtttacactgtttacataaaagtcgataaactcttcaagtaaagtcGATAAAAACATGTGACCCTGTTTGTTCAATGTTATATTTTACACTGTAttacacattttacaatcactgtaaaaaagaaaattgtaaaaaaaaatcaaacagtaATAACGGAAAATAATCatctcataaaaacacagtaatttctgtcattaaaatacagtttatatctttaattttacatgtaatattgttgtatttctttgctttttattgattaataagTGTATATCCAcctccaaaaactattaaatctCCTATAAAAATGTGctgacaaatacaaataatcaggcttaaaacaacagaaatgtaCTGTTATAAACTGAGTTGAATTGCATGATTTTATGTAAACTTtctatataaattatatatttaaggtaataaaattataaaccaccgaaaaaacatttgattcacctttttaaaaaggtcaaaatatTGTTGTAAAAGAGGTAATCAGGTTTATAATTGCATCAGTAACAATAATTTAACAATTATatagtaataaatatatttaacagtTACTGATCATGTGACTGCAGCGTCCCAGCAGCCTTTGCTGCATGTTGCATCATCTCACTGTTCAATAAAGGCAACaatgccaaaaaataataatcttaaaagaaatattaagatcatttttttttgcttttaatatCAATAATATATCTTAATATTCCTGTTGTTAGcacagaataaaacataaacattaacatctctcatatatttatttatattttaatatcacTAATTATTTCTATcatttcttttgtgtttgtaatgttCATATTTCTGCATCTGTCTTATTGTTGTGTGAAGCACAGAAATATGCAATTTaacaattattatcattattccAACTCTGGTGAAGAGAACTGTGTTCACCAGGTGCACATGTGACAggatgacatcacagtgacatcactgaaaagaaatctgaacacacctgaactcacctgaacactcctgaacacacctgaacacacctgaactcacctgaactcacctgaacacacctgaactcacctgaactcacctgaacacacctgaacacacctgaacacacctgaacactcctgaacactcctgaacacacctgaactcacctgaacacacctgaacactcctgaacacacctgaacacacctgaactcacctgaacactcctgaacacacctgaacacacctgaactcacctgaactcacctgaacacacctgaactcacctgaactcacctgaacactcctgaacactcctgaacacgcctgaacacacctgaacactcctgaacacacctgaacacacctgaactcgCCTGAACTCGCCTGAACGCGCCTGAACACgcctgaactcacctgaacacacatgaacacacctgaacacacctgaactcacctgaactcacctgaacactcctgaacacacctgcaATCAGTCTGTACTGACACACGTGTCCTGTTTAATTACTGgcaataaataacaaataaagtgttttacatCATCTGGATGAATGGGAtgactgtgatgtcactgtgtcactgtgatgtcactgtgatggtgctgtgatgtcactgtgatggTGCTGTGATGTCACcgtgatgtcactgtgatggTGCTGTGATGTCACCGTGATGTCACTGTGGTGttactgtgatgtcactgatgtcactgtgatgttACGTGTTCCCTGATCTCAGATATGAACTCAGTTATATGAACAAAGTTCAGTTTTTCAGCTTCTGACGTGAACTCACTTCTGCAGCGTTTCCTCCAATTTGGACCGAATCATCTCCATGTGCCGATCAATCtgtgtctgaacacacacacacacacacacacacacacacacacacacacagtcagacgatttgtctctatacttgtcctgttagatcttagtgctgcattcgacacaattgaccataaaatccttttgcagagactggaacatttaattggcattaaaggaactgcattaagctggtttaagtcctatttatcagaccgatttcagtttgtacatgttaatgatgaatcctccatgaaggcaaaagttagacacggagttccacaaggttctgtacttggaccaattctattcaccttgtatatgcttcctttaggtaatattattaggaaacactccataaatattcattgttatgcagatgatacccaataatatttatcaatgaagcctgatgaacccaatcagttaactagactccaaacatgccttaacgacataaagacctggatgacctgcaattttctgctactaaactcagataaaactgaagttattgtgtttggccctaaacaccttagaaacacattatctaatgataaagctgctctggatggcattaccctggcctccagcaccaccgtaaggaatctgggagttatctttgatcaggatatgtcctttaactcccacataaatcaaatctcaaggactgccttttttcacttacgtaatatcacaaaaatcacatcctgtccctaaaagatgcagaaaaactagttcacacatttgttacttctaggctggattattgcaattccttattatcaggctgccctaacaagtctctaaagactctccagctggtccagaatgcagctgcacgtgttctgactaaaactagaaaaagagaccacatttctcccattttagcttcactgcattggcttcctgtaaaatctagaatagaatttaaaatccttctcctaacttacaaagcccttaatggtcagacaccatcatatcttgaagagctcataataccgtattatcccactagaacactgcgctcccagtatgcagcttactggtggtccctacagtctttaaaagtagaatgggaggcagagccttcagctatcaggctcctcttctatggaaccatctaccggattcagtccggggtgcagacaccctctctatgtttaagagtaggcttaaaactttcctttttgataaagcttatagttagggccgaccaggctcaccttggatcagcccttagttatgctgctataggcctagactgctgggggacttcccatgatgcactgagctcctctctcctcctcctcctctccatctgtatgcattcatgtaacatcaatgcatgtcactaactttgcttcttccccggagtttttttttgtgctttctcatctcacagggacccctgggttctgggccgatCCTTCGcagtccttcacagtcctgttggcgtccttccctggctgttgctattgttattgttatgattgttgttctcctgtcccccctccccctttccctctctctttctctctctcaacccaaccggtcaaagcagatggccgcccaccaagagccggggtctgcttgaggtttctacccgttaaaggagtttttcctgctgctgtcgccaagtgctgctcatgggggaattgttgggtctctgtaaattagtgagttcggtcttgacctgctctatgtgaaaagtgccttgagatgatttctgttgtgatttagtgctatataaataaaaatcgattgattgattgaataaGTAAATAACTACAAAATAACGatggcacacttttatttcataaatTATAAACGCTAATCTTTTAAATAACAGGCTTCACTGCAACACAGGAGTGACCACGAATAAAATGGGGATTTACTGAAGTGTTTTTGTAAACgttcttctattttatgtttcctgAACACGGACAAGTGATGCGAGtgtgaaaagacacttgatggaaCCGTCTGTtgagagtctgtttctgtctgtcggACATTCTTTGACATGCAGCTGAGTTAAGCTTGACCTTTAACCTGCCACAGAGCAGCTAGTTCTGCTGACTGAGTTACCgtggttaccatggttactgaggTGGGACTCATATAAGCCGCAGTGATGGAAcgaactctcacttaaattaaTGAGGCTTATCGAAATAAGCCAGAATATCCCGttagccagcttgatggaacTCCCCCCAGTCCGCTCTGATTGAAGCTTTGTGACGTTTCTGCTGTTTGTATGTTGCTGATGATGcaggtgtttctgatattttgtccacctgaTGAAGGTAAACATACCTTTCTCTTCTGGTAGATGAGTGGTGTTGTGAAGAAGATGATGtcggctgcagagagaaaggcAGCGATAGTTTACTGTTTACTGCAGATCAATCAGTTTAATCAATAGTCAGTAAGAAGCAGACTTACCGAGGATGAGGATGGTGATGCCATTAAAGACAGCTCCAACATATGTCATCACCCACATGACAGCAGCcagctgaaacaaacaaacaaacaaacaaacagcagcctTCAGAGTGGCTCAGATTGCTTGTGTCGACTTTATGATGACATGAGACGAAGAGCGGCACGCATCTGACCTTCAGAGAGTCCACCAGGtcctccaccagcagcagcctccTGGTCTGACTGCTCAACCAGTTCACATGAACCAGAGACTGATCCGCCAGCATCCGGACCGTCTCCGGGGACAGAGAGATGTCCCGGTCCAGCAGAGACCTGACGGGAGGACAGACAGTCAGCCCCAGATCAGAATCATCATCCTCCAATCAAATCAATTACGTGAGAATCCATCTTCTCAGGCTTCAGGTTAGAAGCTTGTATCCGAACTAATCAGTGtcacgaatccagctgcctcgcaaagTAAGACGTGATAGatggtgacagacagacagttcatccaatcagcccttttccaaacactttccatggacgacttctcagacggttctgtgtaacaaaccatctgagaaCAACCAGCTGCTATAAATCATCAAACAACCAACACtaataacacaaataataataagaatatgTCAGACAATTCAAGCCATCCTAGGAGAAATATCACATTCTGTGACTGAAACAGCCAGATAAAAGGCCAATATGTTTACACGCtaacaataaaaagaaagtatATATGCAAATATGAAGACCAATCATGTGCAAAACCTCCATAGAACATACAAATGCATAAACATCAATAATAcacatattcataaaaaacaagacaccagagttcacacaatgctgatgaAGCCTCTCGGCGCCAGATAAACCAGTATACAGAGTTTAATCTGGTGTCGCTGGCTGGATGAGTCATACTGAGCTCTATGACTAACCAGTTAGCTCAATGACTAACCAGTTAGCTAAATGACTGACCAGTTAGCTAAATGACTAACCAGTTAGCTCTATGACTGACCAGTTAGCTCTATGACTGACCAGTTAGCTAAATGACTGACCAGTTAGCTCTATGACTGAACAGTTAGCTCTATGACTAACCAGTTAGCTCTATGACTGACCAGTTAGCT is part of the Thunnus albacares chromosome 3, fThuAlb1.1, whole genome shotgun sequence genome and harbors:
- the LOC122976722 gene encoding tripartite motif-containing protein 16-like, which produces MAQKGVQLDRETFSCSICLDLLKDPVTIPCGHSYCMRCIKSFWDGEDERKIYSCPQCRQAFTPRPVLVKNTMLAALVEQLKKTGLQAAPADHCYAGPEDVACDVCTGRKLKALKSCLQCLVSYCEKHLQPHFESTKFNKHKLVDPSEKLQENICSRHDEVMKMFCRTDQQSICYLCSVEEHKGHDTVSAAAERTERQRELEVSRQNIQQRIQDREKDVKLLQQEVEAVSRSADKAVKDSEKIFTELISLIQKRSSDVKQQIRSQQETEVSRVKELQEKLEQEITEVKRKDAELKKLSYTEDHNQFLHNYPSLSQLSASTDSSSIDIRPLRYFEDVTAAVSELRDQLQDILTEKWTNISLTVTVVDVLLSETEPKTRAEFLRYSREITLDPNTAHTQLLLSDGNRKAEGTSQYQLYSRHPDRFTRCCQVLSKESLTGHCYWEVERSGGGVGVAVSYKDISRAGGLNECRFGFNNKSWMLYCDTDSYTFFFNSISTPVSGPVSSRVGVYLDHRAGILSFYSVSETMTLLHRVQTTFTQPLYAGLYFYYPYYGDTAEFSRNSFTVKFESLVSFRVR
- the LOC122976029 gene encoding reticulon-3-B-like; translated protein: MADSTSSNHSDSSSPSSSNNSSSSSFRDLTASAVQLVHWKQPKKSAAAFSLSLLVLVSVATLSVISVVSYLLLACLCITITFRVYKSVIQAVQKSDEGHPFKSLLDRDISLSPETVRMLADQSLVHVNWLSSQTRRLLLVEDLVDSLKLAAVMWVMTYVGAVFNGITILILADIIFFTTPLIYQKRKTQIDRHMEMIRSKLEETLQKLQDRLPGAVKRAKAE